A genome region from Rhodohalobacter sp. SW132 includes the following:
- a CDS encoding PQQ-dependent sugar dehydrogenase, producing the protein MKIRLLYSILVLLIISACSMPEGPVPLSGEAPEAEGWDAEVLISELEHPWSVAWLPEGDNNMLITERPGRLRIVERGQLQPRTISGLPDMYVSGQGGLLDVSLHPNFEVNRRVYLTYATGDEDANRTTVGMGELHEYELQNFREIFRVSDDKSDDQHFGSRILWVSENKFLLSLADGGNYVRFDGGWIREQAQNPETHLGKVLKLTDEGEPAEDGPFLEDENALPEIWTTGHRNIQGLALDPESGRVWANEHGSRGGDELNLLKPGANYGWPEVTYSREYHYTRISDETSKPGMEDPKVVWTPAQAPSGLAFYTDSRFPDWQGDLFSGGLVGEQVRRIILDGETVTGEESITLGRRVRDVRQGPSGYLYVLTDHENGELIRIIPSY; encoded by the coding sequence ATGAAGATACGATTACTGTATTCAATCCTTGTCCTATTGATCATCTCAGCTTGCAGTATGCCGGAAGGGCCGGTGCCGTTATCTGGTGAAGCGCCCGAAGCGGAAGGATGGGATGCCGAAGTTTTGATTAGCGAACTTGAACACCCCTGGTCTGTTGCCTGGCTTCCGGAGGGAGATAACAATATGCTGATCACAGAAAGACCCGGAAGATTACGGATTGTGGAAAGAGGCCAGCTTCAGCCGAGAACCATATCCGGACTGCCCGACATGTATGTGAGCGGTCAGGGCGGGCTGCTGGATGTATCCCTGCATCCCAACTTCGAAGTGAATCGGCGGGTGTATCTTACCTATGCTACCGGCGATGAGGATGCTAATCGCACAACTGTGGGAATGGGGGAACTTCACGAATACGAACTTCAAAATTTCAGGGAGATATTCCGGGTAAGTGATGATAAATCAGACGATCAGCATTTTGGATCGAGAATTTTGTGGGTCAGTGAAAATAAATTTCTGTTGTCACTGGCTGATGGAGGGAATTATGTGCGGTTTGATGGCGGATGGATTCGGGAACAGGCGCAGAACCCTGAAACGCACCTCGGGAAAGTTTTGAAACTGACGGATGAAGGCGAACCGGCGGAGGATGGCCCATTTCTGGAGGATGAAAACGCTCTGCCTGAAATCTGGACAACCGGGCACCGAAACATCCAGGGCCTCGCGCTCGACCCTGAAAGCGGAAGAGTTTGGGCGAATGAACACGGTTCCCGCGGGGGCGATGAACTGAATCTGCTTAAGCCGGGCGCTAATTACGGATGGCCGGAAGTGACGTATAGCCGGGAATACCACTACACACGCATTTCTGATGAAACCTCAAAGCCGGGCATGGAAGACCCGAAAGTGGTTTGGACTCCCGCACAGGCTCCGAGCGGACTCGCATTTTACACCGACAGCCGTTTTCCCGACTGGCAGGGAGATCTGTTCAGCGGCGGCTTGGTGGGTGAACAGGTACGGAGAATTATCCTGGATGGCGAAACCGTAACGGGCGAAGAATCCATCACACTGGGGCGCAGGGTGAGGGATGTACGCCAGGGGCCGTCTGGATATTTATATGTGCTCACAGATCATGAGAATGGGGAGCTGATCCGCATTATACCGTCATATTGA
- a CDS encoding S1 RNA-binding domain-containing protein, with product MSTPGTFQKTTVKLKQKDGYLLEFDGGKTIFMPFNDTDKEFDPGDSIEVFIYQDNTGLDTATTFQPTITLNQIELLEVKEVTQHGAFMDWGISKDLFIPFSEQSNRMMEGRKNLVYLYIDRKSERLTGTTKIERYLTEKTLTVKEKEKVDLIIWNKSDLGRNVIINQKHEGLIYEDDIFQNLRYGEKHKGFIKQIRPDNKIDVTLRPFGYEKVGPNADKIYDILLQGDGYLDLHDKSNPDHIRARLEMSKKTYKKAIGLLYRKDLIRIEDDGIYLVESENS from the coding sequence ATGTCAACTCCCGGTACATTCCAAAAAACCACGGTAAAACTGAAACAGAAAGATGGCTACCTGCTTGAGTTCGATGGAGGTAAAACTATATTTATGCCATTTAATGACACAGACAAGGAATTTGATCCCGGTGATTCCATTGAAGTATTTATCTACCAGGACAATACCGGTCTCGATACCGCCACTACATTTCAGCCCACCATCACACTGAATCAAATTGAACTCCTTGAAGTGAAGGAGGTAACCCAGCACGGAGCATTTATGGATTGGGGAATCAGTAAAGATCTGTTCATTCCATTTAGTGAGCAGAGCAACCGAATGATGGAAGGGCGCAAAAACCTGGTTTACCTGTACATCGACCGAAAATCAGAGCGGTTAACGGGAACAACAAAAATTGAGCGATATCTCACCGAAAAAACACTCACGGTAAAGGAGAAAGAAAAAGTTGATTTAATTATCTGGAACAAAAGTGATCTTGGCCGAAATGTGATCATCAATCAAAAACATGAAGGGCTCATTTATGAAGATGATATTTTCCAGAACCTCCGGTACGGCGAGAAACACAAGGGATTCATCAAACAAATCCGTCCGGATAACAAAATTGATGTGACCCTGCGCCCGTTTGGCTATGAAAAGGTAGGCCCGAATGCCGATAAAATTTACGACATCCTTCTGCAGGGCGACGGATATTTGGATTTGCACGATAAAAGCAACCCCGACCATATTCGGGCACGACTCGAAATGAGCAAGAAAACCTATAAAAAAGCGATTGGTCTGCTCTACAGAAAAGATTTAATCCGAATTGAAGATGACGGAATTTATCTTGTTGAGAGTGAAAACTCCTAA